Proteins encoded together in one Lachnospiraceae bacterium JLR.KK008 window:
- a CDS encoding chloride channel protein, with protein MNKKWALFHNETWRRLAGCLLYFLKWLVIASVIGVISGLIGSVFHTCIEEVTLFREGHTYMLCLLPFAGLLIVFLYRRAGLADDRGTNLVLDSIHSNQQVPFRMTPLIVVGTILTHLCGGSAGREGAALQVGGSIGSTCGRLLRLHEQDRRILVMCGMSAVFTAMFGTPITATVFSMEVSNVGIVYYGAFVPCIISAAVAYGLTSYMGISATRYLVDGTYELSLLLFLKVILLAVLCGVVGILLCHTLHKVSHISKEKISNDYIRIFVGGVIIILLTLLVGNSYYNGAGANMIDSALHGQLPRTAFLWKIVFTAVTMGMGYKGGEIVPTLFIGAAFGNLVGPLLGIDIPLAAAICMIALFCAVVNCPLASLLLGLEIFERTDLLLLATACAVSYFFSGYYGLYSSQTIIYDKTSMERIERPTH; from the coding sequence ATGAATAAAAAATGGGCTCTGTTCCACAATGAGACATGGCGACGGCTTGCAGGCTGTCTTTTATACTTTTTAAAATGGCTGGTCATTGCCTCTGTCATTGGTGTCATCAGTGGACTGATCGGTTCCGTGTTCCACACCTGTATCGAAGAGGTGACCCTGTTTCGTGAAGGCCATACCTATATGCTCTGTCTGCTCCCCTTTGCCGGTCTGCTGATCGTGTTTCTGTACCGCCGCGCAGGACTGGCAGACGACAGAGGCACCAATCTCGTACTGGACTCCATACACTCAAATCAGCAAGTCCCGTTCCGGATGACACCTCTCATCGTTGTCGGTACGATACTGACTCATCTGTGCGGAGGTTCCGCCGGCCGGGAAGGGGCCGCCCTGCAGGTCGGTGGCAGTATCGGCTCCACCTGTGGCCGCCTTCTGCGGCTTCACGAACAGGACCGGCGCATACTCGTTATGTGCGGAATGAGTGCAGTCTTCACAGCCATGTTCGGTACGCCGATCACGGCCACTGTATTCAGCATGGAAGTATCCAATGTCGGCATCGTCTATTATGGCGCTTTCGTACCCTGCATCATTTCCGCTGCTGTCGCCTACGGTCTCACGAGTTACATGGGCATAAGCGCTACCCGCTATCTCGTTGACGGCACCTATGAGCTCTCTCTCCTTCTATTTTTGAAGGTGATCCTTTTGGCGGTATTATGCGGTGTCGTCGGCATTTTGCTCTGTCATACACTGCACAAAGTCTCCCATATCTCCAAAGAAAAAATAAGCAATGATTATATCCGTATCTTTGTCGGCGGCGTAATCATCATTCTTCTGACTTTGCTTGTCGGCAACAGTTACTATAACGGAGCGGGTGCAAATATGATCGACAGTGCACTCCACGGACAGCTGCCACGGACCGCCTTTTTATGGAAGATCGTCTTTACGGCGGTGACAATGGGAATGGGTTACAAAGGAGGCGAGATCGTACCCACTCTGTTCATCGGCGCCGCTTTTGGCAATCTGGTTGGCCCCCTTCTCGGTATTGACATCCCTCTTGCCGCAGCGATCTGCATGATCGCTCTTTTCTGTGCCGTCGTAAACTGTCCTCTGGCCTCCCTTCTGCTCGGTCTGGAAATCTTTGAACGGACAGATCTGCTTCTGCTTGCAACCGCCTGTGCAGTCAGCTATTTCTTTTCCGGCTACTACGGTCTCTACAGCAGCCAGACGATCATCTATGATAAAACCAGTATGGAGCGTATCGAGCGTCCCACGCACTGA
- the recG gene encoding ATP-dependent DNA helicase RecG codes for MKKEYMFEVLCDMWMDDIISGRRFISGSGKMEQRTEVRALKGIGEKTAALFARLDIISIRDLIEHYPIGYDMFEDVLSVSEIRAGELCAVQGCLSGGISGKKAGRLTISACRIADQTGEVSLTFFNMPYLKKMIRPGEPYIFRGVVQGKEGKWKMEQPTVYKPEAYQALLNALQPRYSLTTGLTNHAITKAMRQAFSVCADLEEYLPDNIRERYQLTGYREALEGIHFPASEEMLQNARRRLVFDEFFLFMIRLRKCREYTESIQNPYPLLETADTVRLVQKLPYALTAAQQRVWREVREDLGGPSVMNRLIQGDVGSGKTVIAVLALLMAAANGCQGAMMAPTEVLARQHFETIREMTKCYGLPLVPVLLTGSMKVREKREACARIESGEANVIIGTHALIQDSVVYRKLALVVTDEQHRFGVRQREALAGKGTEPHVLVMSATPIPRTLAIILYGDLHVSVIDELPAQRLPIKNCVVGCDYRKTAYAFIRKEIEKGRQAYVICPMVEEGEMEGLENVVDYAEKLRAVFPPQVQISCLHGKMKPVEKNRIMEAFGRGDIEILVATTVVEVGINVPNATVMMVENAERFGLAQLHQLRGRVGRGTEQSYCIFVSASDRKDTMQRLSILNRSNDGFEIAGEDLKLRGPGDLFGIRQSGSLQFKLADIYQDARLLQEASEASEWYLREDGSLTAIPYVDFRGI; via the coding sequence ATGAAAAAAGAATATATGTTCGAAGTATTGTGCGATATGTGGATGGATGATATAATATCCGGAAGAAGATTCATATCAGGGAGCGGCAAGATGGAACAACGGACGGAAGTGAGGGCATTAAAAGGGATCGGCGAAAAGACAGCGGCGCTTTTTGCCAGACTGGATATTATTTCGATCAGGGATCTGATTGAACATTATCCGATCGGTTATGATATGTTTGAAGATGTTCTCTCTGTCAGCGAAATCAGGGCCGGAGAGCTGTGCGCGGTGCAGGGGTGTCTGTCAGGAGGTATATCCGGAAAAAAGGCAGGCAGGCTGACGATCTCTGCGTGCCGGATCGCTGATCAGACCGGCGAAGTCAGTCTCACCTTTTTTAATATGCCTTATTTAAAAAAAATGATCAGACCGGGGGAACCATATATATTCCGGGGAGTTGTACAGGGGAAAGAGGGAAAATGGAAGATGGAGCAGCCAACGGTCTATAAGCCCGAGGCATACCAGGCATTACTGAATGCGCTGCAGCCAAGGTATTCTCTGACGACGGGATTGACCAATCACGCCATCACAAAGGCGATGCGTCAGGCATTTTCTGTCTGTGCCGATCTTGAGGAGTATTTACCGGACAATATCAGGGAACGCTATCAGTTGACAGGTTATCGGGAGGCTTTGGAAGGGATTCATTTTCCCGCAAGTGAAGAGATGCTGCAAAATGCCAGAAGACGGCTTGTATTTGATGAATTCTTTTTGTTTATGATACGGCTGCGAAAATGCAGGGAATATACGGAGTCCATTCAAAATCCCTATCCTCTGCTGGAGACGGCGGACACGGTACGACTCGTGCAGAAGCTGCCGTATGCACTGACCGCGGCGCAGCAGCGGGTCTGGCGGGAAGTCAGGGAAGACCTTGGAGGACCTTCGGTGATGAACCGCCTGATTCAGGGGGATGTGGGAAGCGGCAAGACAGTGATTGCCGTGCTTGCCCTTCTGATGGCTGCGGCAAACGGCTGTCAGGGAGCGATGATGGCTCCCACTGAGGTCTTGGCGAGACAACATTTCGAGACGATCCGGGAGATGACAAAATGCTATGGACTGCCTCTGGTTCCGGTCCTGCTCACCGGTTCCATGAAGGTTCGGGAGAAGCGGGAGGCCTGTGCCCGTATAGAGTCCGGAGAGGCCAATGTCATCATCGGTACTCATGCGCTCATTCAGGACAGTGTCGTCTACCGGAAACTGGCGCTTGTAGTCACGGACGAACAGCATCGATTCGGTGTCCGCCAGCGGGAAGCGCTCGCCGGCAAGGGGACAGAGCCGCATGTGCTTGTTATGAGTGCGACGCCAATTCCGAGGACACTGGCGATCATTTTATACGGCGATCTCCACGTCTCTGTGATTGATGAGCTCCCGGCGCAGCGCCTGCCGATTAAAAACTGTGTGGTGGGCTGCGACTACAGAAAGACCGCTTATGCGTTCATCCGCAAAGAGATCGAAAAGGGCAGACAGGCGTATGTCATCTGTCCGATGGTTGAAGAAGGTGAGATGGAAGGGCTGGAAAACGTCGTCGATTATGCGGAAAAACTGCGGGCTGTCTTTCCGCCTCAAGTGCAAATATCCTGTCTTCATGGCAAAATGAAGCCGGTGGAGAAAAATCGGATCATGGAGGCGTTCGGGCGTGGAGACATCGAGATTCTCGTTGCGACAACGGTCGTGGAAGTGGGAATCAATGTTCCCAACGCCACTGTGATGATGGTCGAAAACGCGGAGCGGTTTGGCCTGGCGCAGCTTCATCAGCTCCGGGGACGGGTCGGCCGGGGAACAGAACAGTCTTACTGTATCTTTGTCAGTGCCAGCGACCGGAAAGATACGATGCAGCGGCTCTCTATTTTAAATCGTTCGAACGATGGTTTTGAGATTGCGGGAGAGGATCTGAAGCTGAGAGGACCGGGCGACTTGTTCGGTATCCGTCAGAGCGGCAGTCTGCAGTTTAAGCTGGCGGATATTTATCAGGATGCAAGGCTGCTGCAGGAGGCCAGCGAGGCATCTGAGTGGTATCTGCGCGAGGACGGTTCGCTCACTGCCATTCCTTATGTTGACTTTAGAGGCATCTGA
- a CDS encoding cobalt-precorrin 5A hydrolase: protein MRIGIAAFTERGGQLGRFLLEEYGRAGYEAEGFLSERHRMENMQPFSDLGSATRLMFEREDMIVFVGACGIAVRAIAPYIKDKLHDPGVVVVDECGRHVISLLSGHVGRANDFTEYTARILDGEPVITTATDSRGLFAADQWAVRNRLHIVNPQTVKEISSRILAGERVGFFSEFPFAGELPAELTMENGEIEKEEVEAGIAVSCENTYHHRFPVTLALMPKDLTVGIGCKSGKTVSELHDFLCQIFERYHLRTERIGKICSVSVKAREEGLIRLAQALGVPFETYTPGQLSQLEGDFAASEFVRAKIGVDNVCERSACFGSGGRKLVGRQTGSGMTIAVYERQTILFF from the coding sequence ATGCGCATCGGTATCGCCGCCTTTACGGAGCGGGGCGGTCAGCTTGGGCGTTTTCTGCTGGAGGAATATGGCAGAGCCGGATATGAGGCGGAAGGCTTCCTGTCCGAAAGACATCGGATGGAGAACATGCAGCCTTTTTCGGATCTGGGCAGTGCAACCCGTCTTATGTTTGAGCGGGAGGACATGATTGTCTTTGTGGGTGCCTGTGGCATCGCCGTGCGTGCGATTGCGCCTTATATCAAAGATAAATTGCATGATCCGGGCGTGGTCGTGGTAGATGAATGCGGCAGACACGTGATTTCTCTGCTGTCAGGCCATGTGGGACGGGCCAATGATTTTACCGAATATACGGCGCGTATCCTTGACGGCGAACCGGTTATCACGACAGCCACGGACAGCCGCGGACTCTTCGCGGCGGATCAGTGGGCGGTCAGAAACCGGCTGCATATTGTCAATCCACAGACGGTCAAAGAGATTTCTTCCCGCATTCTCGCCGGGGAGCGGGTCGGTTTCTTTTCGGAATTTCCGTTTGCCGGAGAGCTGCCGGCAGAACTCACCATGGAAAATGGGGAAATAGAAAAAGAAGAGGTGGAGGCGGGGATCGCAGTCTCCTGTGAGAATACATATCATCACCGTTTTCCGGTTACGCTGGCGCTGATGCCGAAAGATCTGACGGTGGGGATCGGCTGTAAGTCAGGGAAGACTGTCTCGGAACTCCATGATTTTCTATGTCAGATATTTGAGAGATACCATCTGCGGACAGAGCGGATCGGTAAGATCTGTTCTGTGTCTGTCAAGGCACGGGAGGAAGGACTCATCAGGCTGGCACAGGCGCTCGGTGTTCCATTTGAGACTTATACGCCCGGGCAGCTTTCACAACTGGAGGGAGATTTTGCAGCCTCTGAGTTTGTCAGGGCGAAGATCGGTGTAGACAATGTGTGTGAGCGGAGCGCCTGCTTTGGCAGCGGCGGGAGAAAGCTGGTCGGCAGGCAGACAGGCAGCGGGATGACGATAGCTGTCTATGAGAGGCAGACGATTTTGTTTTTTTGA
- the cbiD gene encoding cobalt-precorrin-5B (C(1))-methyltransferase CbiD: MDAYVYKDKKKLRCGYTTGSCAAAAAKAAAWTLLLGETPEQVTVDTPRGVCLTLPVEKISSGGTRACCAVRKDAGDDADVTDGIRIIAEVAKESAAGVQITGGRGIGRVTKKGLEQEIGSPAINRVPRQMIREAVEAVLEEAGYEGGLLVIVSAPEGEALAKRTFNPALGIEGGISILGTSGIVEPMSEKALTDTIALEMRMQAAAGRRYCVITPGNYGMDYIRRVLSLDPVCTVKCSNFIGDTLDMAPACHMKGVLLIGHLGKLVKLGAGIMNTHSRYGDGRMEVLMACALEAGAELSLLKEVMSCVTTDQAVTLLSQEGILSPVMDRLMKKIEYHLKRRVFDGIETGAVVFSNVHGLLGMTVQAPGLLARIREADGVDRAGEGRKGERL; the protein is encoded by the coding sequence ATGGATGCTTATGTATATAAAGATAAAAAAAAGCTGCGCTGCGGTTATACAACCGGTTCCTGCGCCGCTGCGGCGGCCAAAGCGGCGGCGTGGACCCTTCTGCTGGGTGAGACACCGGAGCAGGTGACAGTGGATACTCCCAGAGGGGTTTGCCTCACTTTACCGGTGGAAAAGATTTCATCGGGAGGAACCAGGGCCTGCTGCGCCGTCAGAAAAGACGCCGGTGATGACGCCGATGTGACGGATGGTATACGGATCATCGCGGAAGTGGCGAAAGAGTCCGCGGCCGGCGTGCAAATCACGGGTGGCAGAGGAATTGGCAGGGTTACGAAAAAAGGTCTGGAACAGGAGATCGGCAGTCCTGCCATCAATCGGGTCCCGCGGCAGATGATCCGGGAAGCGGTGGAGGCGGTGTTGGAAGAAGCCGGATATGAGGGCGGTCTGCTGGTGATCGTATCTGCACCGGAGGGAGAGGCGCTGGCAAAGAGAACGTTTAACCCTGCGCTTGGCATTGAGGGCGGTATCTCGATTCTCGGAACAAGCGGCATCGTGGAACCGATGAGTGAAAAGGCGCTGACGGATACGATTGCCCTGGAGATGCGGATGCAGGCGGCGGCCGGAAGACGATACTGTGTGATTACACCTGGCAATTATGGGATGGATTACATCCGCCGGGTCTTATCGCTTGACCCTGTCTGTACGGTCAAGTGTAGCAATTTTATCGGTGATACGCTGGATATGGCGCCTGCCTGTCATATGAAAGGAGTACTCCTGATCGGGCATCTGGGGAAACTGGTAAAGCTGGGGGCAGGCATCATGAATACCCATTCCCGATACGGAGACGGACGCATGGAAGTGCTCATGGCCTGCGCACTGGAAGCGGGAGCAGAGCTCTCCCTGCTGAAAGAAGTGATGAGCTGTGTTACGACCGATCAGGCGGTGACATTGCTTTCGCAGGAGGGAATCCTTTCGCCTGTGATGGATCGCCTGATGAAGAAAATAGAGTACCATTTAAAAAGACGGGTGTTTGACGGCATCGAGACAGGTGCCGTCGTCTTCTCCAACGTGCATGGCCTTTTGGGGATGACGGTGCAGGCGCCCGGTCTGCTTGCACGGATAAGAGAAGCAGACGGAGTGGACAGGGCCGGAGAAGGCAGGAAGGGGGAACGTTTATGA
- the cobM gene encoding precorrin-4 C(11)-methyltransferase — MICFVGAGPGARDLITIRGQRLLSGADRIIYAGSLVNPALLEYAGEHCEIYNSAEMTLEEVIETMREGDARGMEIVRLHTGDPCLYGAVREQMDALDRLGIAYEVCPGVSSFCGAAASLKTEYTLPGLTQSVIITRVSGRTKVPEKERLSRLAEHGAAMVLFLSAGLLEEARRELLQGAYTEETPCAIVYKATWAEEKIVRGTLGGLVEMAAENGITRTALIVVGEFLGDDYELSRLYAADFSTGYREASV, encoded by the coding sequence ATGATATGTTTTGTCGGTGCTGGCCCGGGCGCCAGGGATCTGATCACGATTCGTGGTCAACGGCTTCTTTCCGGGGCGGACCGGATCATATATGCCGGTTCCCTCGTGAATCCGGCTCTTTTAGAGTATGCCGGAGAACATTGTGAGATTTATAACAGCGCGGAGATGACATTGGAGGAAGTGATCGAGACGATGCGGGAGGGGGATGCCAGAGGGATGGAGATTGTCAGGCTTCACACTGGGGACCCCTGCCTTTATGGGGCGGTGAGAGAGCAGATGGACGCTCTGGACAGGCTTGGCATCGCCTATGAGGTCTGTCCTGGTGTCAGCAGCTTCTGCGGCGCGGCCGCTTCCCTGAAAACGGAGTATACATTGCCAGGACTGACTCAGTCAGTCATTATCACAAGAGTCTCAGGCAGGACGAAAGTACCGGAAAAAGAGCGGCTTTCACGGCTGGCGGAGCATGGCGCGGCGATGGTTCTTTTTCTGAGCGCCGGACTGTTGGAGGAAGCGCGCAGGGAATTGCTGCAAGGCGCATACACGGAGGAGACGCCCTGTGCAATCGTATACAAAGCGACTTGGGCGGAGGAGAAAATCGTCCGGGGGACACTCGGCGGACTTGTGGAGATGGCGGCGGAAAACGGCATTACCCGGACGGCACTGATCGTCGTCGGAGAATTTCTCGGTGACGATTATGAGTTGTCAAGGCTGTATGCCGCCGATTTTTCCACCGGGTATCGGGAGGCCTCGGTGTGA
- a CDS encoding DegV family protein, whose translation MSKTAIVTDSNSGMTQEEAKKLGVYVLPMPFMIEDNTYYEEKDLSQDDFYEKMAQEAKITTSQPTPEEVMTLWDRVLLEYDELVYIPMSSGLSGSCHTAQLLAQDYEGKVFVADNQRISVTQRRSVQDALYLAKEKGMSAARIKEFLEEDRVNSSIYIMLDTLTYLKRGGRITPAAAALGNILRLKPVLQIQGEKLDAFAKARTTAQGKTIMVNAVRSDIADRFGGNEENVWLYIAHSHNESGAAAFAEELKKEFSQHQIEIQRLSLSIGCHLGPGALALACSRKIPL comes from the coding sequence GTGTCAAAGACTGCGATCGTAACAGACAGCAACAGCGGTATGACTCAGGAAGAGGCGAAAAAACTGGGAGTATATGTGCTTCCGATGCCTTTTATGATAGAGGATAATACTTATTATGAAGAAAAGGATCTGAGCCAGGACGATTTCTATGAGAAAATGGCGCAGGAGGCAAAGATTACAACTTCCCAGCCTACACCGGAAGAGGTGATGACCCTGTGGGACAGGGTGCTTTTGGAATATGACGAGCTCGTCTATATCCCCATGTCGAGCGGCCTGTCCGGGTCCTGCCATACGGCACAGCTTCTCGCACAGGATTACGAAGGAAAAGTGTTCGTGGCAGACAATCAGCGTATTTCTGTGACTCAGAGAAGAAGCGTGCAGGACGCCCTGTATCTGGCAAAAGAAAAAGGTATGTCCGCGGCCCGGATCAAAGAGTTTCTGGAGGAAGACAGGGTAAATTCCAGCATCTATATTATGCTTGATACGTTGACATATTTGAAGCGGGGCGGGCGCATCACACCGGCCGCGGCGGCGCTCGGCAATATACTTCGTTTGAAACCGGTCCTGCAGATACAGGGAGAGAAGTTGGACGCCTTTGCCAAAGCCCGCACGACAGCGCAGGGGAAAACGATCATGGTCAATGCTGTCCGCAGCGATATTGCAGATCGTTTTGGCGGAAATGAGGAAAATGTCTGGCTTTATATCGCTCACAGCCACAATGAGTCCGGAGCCGCCGCCTTTGCAGAGGAACTGAAAAAGGAGTTTTCACAGCATCAGATTGAGATCCAGAGATTGTCACTGAGTATCGGCTGTCATCTCGGACCGGGCGCGCTGGCACTGGCCTGTTCGCGTAAGATCCCGCTGTGA
- a CDS encoding sporulation initiation factor Spo0A C-terminal domain-containing protein, whose protein sequence is MKRENVESVLIAMGMPIKLKGFKYITDAVMLLDTPEWENPKWTALYYKIGTMNDDTGSRVERAIRNAFMTTRTNVADYEMIEHYIGFVNCENSNSITFLHKNIKNDFPDVEEIPKPEQEETQNLNDVTTDMVKEIVRQTLKEMLFEFV, encoded by the coding sequence ATGAAGAGGGAGAATGTGGAAAGCGTATTGATTGCGATGGGAATGCCAATCAAATTAAAGGGATTCAAATACATCACAGACGCAGTAATGCTCTTGGATACACCTGAATGGGAAAATCCAAAATGGACAGCTTTATATTATAAGATCGGGACGATGAACGATGATACGGGTTCACGGGTGGAACGGGCGATCAGAAATGCGTTTATGACTACGCGGACTAATGTTGCTGATTACGAGATGATAGAACATTACATTGGATTTGTCAACTGTGAAAATTCCAATTCCATTACATTCCTTCACAAAAATATTAAAAATGATTTTCCGGACGTAGAAGAAATACCAAAACCGGAGCAGGAAGAGACTCAAAACTTGAATGATGTGACGACAGACATGGTCAAAGAGATCGTCAGGCAGACATTGAAAGAAATGCTGTTTGAATTTGTATGA
- a CDS encoding helix-turn-helix domain-containing protein has translation MLTKQEMVNNFILNIEKERVKQNLTQAQMAKKLDMSLSGYKKMVSGVTTKIDLYTVYLLRNLTGKWVFELIDDYPEDSELVMKLQKLSLRQKNFIRGIIDFELEFANSHRDEPAEDYITVFVPTGNMEDGMIYDSSNYYKLNAAAYRKKFGNDLYCGIQVTSDHFHPVYNLGDVLLVCHKAIREGDTGIFLNKETGRAYIRKLHPSDTWILDPINGYGEPIIIDSHNINDTSKWIRFGYILTKIRE, from the coding sequence ATGTTGACAAAGCAGGAAATGGTAAATAATTTTATTTTAAACATTGAAAAAGAAAGAGTAAAACAGAATCTGACACAGGCACAGATGGCAAAAAAACTGGATATGTCGCTCTCCGGTTACAAGAAAATGGTTTCGGGAGTCACAACAAAAATAGACTTATATACGGTATATTTACTGCGAAATCTGACAGGGAAATGGGTCTTTGAACTGATTGATGATTATCCGGAAGATTCGGAACTTGTAATGAAACTTCAGAAACTGTCGCTCCGTCAAAAAAATTTTATCAGAGGGATCATTGATTTTGAACTCGAATTTGCCAATTCTCACAGAGACGAACCTGCAGAGGATTACATCACAGTATTTGTCCCTACCGGAAATATGGAGGACGGCATGATCTACGATTCCTCTAACTATTATAAGCTGAACGCCGCTGCCTATCGCAAAAAATTTGGAAACGATCTGTACTGCGGCATTCAGGTCACATCCGATCATTTCCATCCGGTCTATAATCTCGGCGATGTCCTTCTTGTCTGCCACAAAGCGATCCGCGAAGGGGATACCGGGATCTTTTTAAACAAAGAAACAGGTAGAGCCTATATTCGCAAGCTACATCCCTCAGATACATGGATACTGGACCCGATCAACGGATACGGTGAGCCAATCATCATCGACAGCCACAATATCAACGACACTTCCAAATGGATTCGCTTCGGTTATATTCTGACTAAAATACGAGAATAA
- a CDS encoding DAK2 domain-containing protein — protein sequence MVAKMFLAGARNLEAKKEWINELNVFPVPDGDTGTNMTMTVLSAAREVAALKEPDMKDLARAIASGSLRGARGNSGVILSQLFRGFTKGIKEYDQVTVPILTDAFGKAVDTAYKAVMKPKEGTILTVARGGAEKAEQLCEEGVEDLSVFFCQVIEHMEDVLNQTPQMLPVLAQAGVVDSGGQGLVEVLKGAYDAFLGKETDYAPFLPEERAAEVTVTAVQETDIKYGYCTEFIIMLEKPIRKAKEDALKTYLESIGDSIVVVADDEVIKVHVHTNDPGLAIQKALRYGALSNMKIDNMRLEHQEKLFRMQDDKVSQTKTPPQNMPEEKKDVGFVAVCAGEGLNQIFRELGVDYIIEGGQTMNPSTEDVLNAIEKVNADTIFLLPNNKNIVMAANQAKALTKEKEIIVIPTSTVPQGITAVITYVPELSAAENESAILEEIGHVKTGQVTYAVRDTSVGGREIRQGDYMGISDTGIVAVGTDLERTVMETVDALLTDEAELLSIYYGNEISEEAAEILRQKVENRHPEVDIELQDGGQPVYYYMISAE from the coding sequence ATGGTCGCAAAGATGTTTCTGGCGGGCGCCCGGAATCTGGAGGCTAAAAAAGAATGGATCAATGAACTGAATGTTTTTCCGGTGCCGGATGGAGATACCGGTACCAACATGACGATGACTGTTCTCTCGGCGGCGAGAGAAGTGGCCGCACTTAAAGAGCCGGATATGAAAGATCTGGCCAGAGCCATTGCCTCCGGCTCATTAAGGGGGGCGCGTGGAAATTCCGGTGTCATTCTCTCCCAGTTGTTCCGCGGCTTTACGAAAGGGATCAAAGAGTATGATCAGGTCACAGTGCCAATTTTAACAGACGCTTTCGGGAAAGCGGTGGATACTGCATATAAGGCCGTTATGAAGCCAAAAGAGGGAACGATACTGACCGTTGCGCGGGGAGGAGCCGAGAAAGCCGAGCAGCTCTGTGAGGAAGGCGTGGAAGATCTTTCCGTTTTTTTCTGCCAGGTGATCGAACATATGGAAGATGTTCTCAATCAGACGCCGCAGATGCTGCCTGTACTCGCACAGGCAGGCGTCGTAGATTCGGGCGGCCAGGGGCTTGTAGAAGTATTAAAGGGAGCTTATGATGCTTTTCTCGGTAAAGAGACGGACTATGCGCCGTTTTTGCCGGAAGAGCGCGCAGCGGAGGTGACAGTGACCGCTGTGCAGGAGACAGACATCAAATACGGTTACTGTACGGAATTTATCATAATGCTGGAAAAGCCGATCCGGAAGGCAAAGGAAGACGCGCTGAAAACATATTTGGAGTCGATCGGAGATTCTATTGTCGTAGTAGCGGATGACGAGGTCATAAAGGTACATGTACATACCAATGACCCGGGACTTGCCATACAGAAAGCACTGCGATATGGTGCGCTTTCCAATATGAAGATCGATAATATGAGACTGGAGCATCAGGAAAAGCTGTTTCGGATGCAGGATGATAAAGTCTCACAGACAAAAACTCCTCCACAGAATATGCCGGAGGAGAAGAAGGACGTTGGATTTGTCGCTGTCTGTGCGGGGGAAGGTTTGAATCAGATCTTCCGGGAACTAGGTGTGGATTATATTATAGAAGGCGGACAGACAATGAATCCGAGTACGGAGGATGTACTGAATGCCATTGAGAAAGTTAATGCGGATACGATCTTCCTGCTCCCGAATAACAAAAATATCGTGATGGCCGCCAATCAGGCCAAAGCGCTCACAAAGGAGAAGGAGATAATCGTCATCCCGACAAGTACTGTGCCTCAGGGAATTACAGCGGTGATTACGTATGTACCGGAGCTTTCCGCAGCAGAAAATGAGAGTGCGATATTGGAAGAAATCGGCCATGTAAAGACCGGACAGGTCACTTATGCGGTGAGAGACACTTCCGTAGGGGGAAGAGAGATCCGCCAGGGAGACTACATGGGAATCAGTGATACTGGGATCGTGGCCGTGGGGACGGATTTGGAGCGGACAGTTATGGAAACGGTCGACGCACTGCTCACGGATGAAGCAGAGCTTCTCAGCATTTATTACGGCAATGAAATATCAGAGGAAGCTGCCGAAATTTTGAGACAAAAAGTGGAAAACAGACATCCGGAAGTGGATATTGAGCTTCAGGACGGTGGTCAGCCGGTTTATTACTATATGATTTCCGCAGAATAA